ttataTTAAAAGCAGTCACTTTCAATTTTCTGACAACAGCAAAGTGCTTTAAATAACCAAAAACTTATAATTAACATATAAGTTACAAGACCATTTTTCACAAATTCTAAATGTCAAAGTATAGAAGTAATAAAGTGCTTGGCTTTTTCGACAGACTACACTTTAACAGGGACCATTACTAGGAGGTAACGGGCTGTGCAGCGGCTTTGAAACCCAGAAAGTGTCTGCCATATTGGTTCTATCCATAATCATTTTTAACAGGCTCAATAGTCCTATAAGGTCAGTCTGGAATACAGTCTGCTGGACACAGAATAGAATCTGCTTCACTCTGGTCAAGGTTGTAATTTTGCTTTGATGCATCGGGTTGAGGGGACGATGAAAAGACTGGAGAAGATTGTGCAGACTCTCCGCCAGTGTCCCCATCTTCACTAATTACAGTCACTTCTGTGTAATCCTCTTGTATTATAGCTTCAAAGTCCGTGCATGTCATGCCTGTGCTGGAGATGAATGTTACATGATCCGGAGAATCCTGACCATCCACAGTTCCATTAGATATGATCTCCTCGTGTAGATCAGTACTGCAATTGTGATCAGGAGTACTAGggagaactgtgtgaggagtGGGCCCTGGAGATCTCATTGGTTGTGGCGATGCCATTAAGTTGACCTGACTCAACATCTCAAGTTGGTTGCTGGCAACATGCTTTGAAAGGTTTGCGATCAGGTTACAAGATACAGGTGAAGTCTCTACATCGTTCTTTTCTGACCCTTGAACCATAATTTTTACTCTTTGGTCACTGAATGGCAAAACTTCAGTGTCCCTAAGAGGAACCTTGAGCTGTCTGTTATTGGCTTGCCTTGGACCTTCCGTTGGAATCTGAACCACAGAGATTTCCGATGGCTTCTGGAGTATAAATGTGTTGTGTTGTTTCTTATGACTCCGGAGAGAGTCTTCTCTAACAAAGGATGCGTCACAAAGATCgcatttaaaagctttttttGCATCCACTTTATTACTCTTGCGCGGCTTAAATGGCCTTGGTAGGCCTTCTTCTCTCTTGGACAAATCGACCTTCTGAGATTTTACTTCTTCATTGTGACATTTTTTGATGTGTGTGGTCAGGTTGCTTCGCTGTTTTGTATCAAAATTACAGAAATGGCATTTGAAGGGGCGATCCTTGGAGTGAATTATTTCGTGGACTTTCAGAGCGGCCTTATTAGCACAAGAGTAGGTGCATTCCGGACACTTCACTGGCTGTTCCGGTAGATGGGATCGTAAGTGCTGTCGCAAATCGGCTTTACTCCCACACTGGAAATCGCACTCCGCACACTTATAAGTGGTGTCAGCATTGTGTTTCATCTTGATGTGGGATTTCAAATTCCCTTTCATGGCACAGAAAAAGTCACAAAAGTCACATCTGTAGGGCTTTTCCCCAGTATGGACGCGCATATGCCTCTTCAAATCAGAGTTGATTTTGAACTTGGCGTTACAGAGGATACATTGGAAAGGTGCATCGCCTGGAATAAAAATGATAAAGTGTTAAAGTAAAAGTTAAACATGCAGATTATATAATTATCTAGAGCTAGAAATTAATGGACAAAGCAAGGATGGAACAAGTGGATCCATCACTCATTACCAATTGAAAAGCATAAAGGTATCAAACACTCGACATTCCAACAGTCAGAGTTATTGTGGCACATCATAGAACATGGGGCAAAGAGCCCAATGGAATGGAGATCTGGCAACATTAAAGATACACGGAGACAAACTAGAACAATGCAATTTCTATATGGTTACACCAGGAAGAACATCTACCTCGTCACTAAATTCAGGAGACACAAACAGGGGGGTTGCTGGCTTCTCTTTCCTCCTATTTACAATGAATTAATACAGACAATCTGAATTATCATACACGTTCCTAGTATTGCGAGTTTGTAGAAAAATTAGATATATAAAAATGGTGTAGAAAACTATAGGAATAAAAAGATGAAAGagtataaggatagcaaaataataaatcaataaatggcTACTGTTAAAAAGAAGTAAAGAATGAACGTGGAAAGAGAAAGGAAATGTATCTAAAGGTGAGGAAAAGAGAAATAAGGGAATGTGAAAG
Above is a genomic segment from Pelobates fuscus isolate aPelFus1 chromosome 6, aPelFus1.pri, whole genome shotgun sequence containing:
- the LOC134565978 gene encoding zinc finger protein 64-like translates to MAAVQFPGGTTVLVEISADIHICGLCKQQYNNFDAFVAHKQRGCQLSNAATGATSSVQFVSEDTPPPVSTVNRTITSETQTITVSAPEFVFEHGYQTFLPSDGSEAQGTSAVTIATKCHSRKIPVPRSQRKQSCSYEGCPFKTAYGMKDMERHLRTHTGDKPHKCETCGKCFSRKDKLKTHMRSHTGEKPYKCKECDYCAADSSSLCKHQRIHTNERPFKCQICPYASRNSSQLTVHLRSHTGDAPFQCILCNAKFKINSDLKRHMRVHTGEKPYRCDFCDFFCAMKGNLKSHIKMKHNADTTYKCAECDFQCGSKADLRQHLRSHLPEQPVKCPECTYSCANKAALKVHEIIHSKDRPFKCHFCNFDTKQRSNLTTHIKKCHNEEVKSQKVDLSKREEGLPRPFKPRKSNKVDAKKAFKCDLCDASFVREDSLRSHKKQHNTFILQKPSEISVVQIPTEGPRQANNRQLKVPLRDTEVLPFSDQRVKIMVQGSEKNDVETSPVSCNLIANLSKHVASNQLEMLSQVNLMASPQPMRSPGPTPHTVLPSTPDHNCSTDLHEEIISNGTVDGQDSPDHVTFISSTGMTCTDFEAIIQEDYTEVTVISEDGDTGGESAQSSPVFSSSPQPDASKQNYNLDQSEADSILCPADCIPD